The Clostridium sp. AWRP genome has a window encoding:
- a CDS encoding carbon-nitrogen hydrolase family protein yields MSKQYPKFKAAAVQAAPVYLNLDATVEKSCKLIDEAASKGAKLVAFPEAFLPGYPWFAFIGHPEYTRKWYHELYKNAVEIPSLAVQKISESAKRNKTYVCISCSEKDGGSLYLAQLWFNPEGDLIGKHRKMRASVAERLCWGDGNGSLMPVFETEIGNLGGCMCWEHQVPLDLLAMNSQNEQVHVASWPGYFDDEISSRYYAISTQTFVLMTSSIYSEEMKNMICETKEKRNYFDTFKSGHTCIYGPDGEPISEMIEAETEGIAYADIDVEKTIDFKYYIDPAGHYSNQSLSMNFNQNPTPVVRKFGEIKNKVITYDEINLSIGNEAGQTKIL; encoded by the coding sequence ATGTCAAAACAATATCCAAAGTTTAAAGCAGCAGCAGTTCAGGCTGCACCAGTATACTTGAATTTAGATGCAACAGTTGAAAAGTCTTGTAAGTTAATTGATGAGGCAGCATCAAAGGGGGCAAAATTAGTAGCGTTTCCAGAAGCTTTCTTACCAGGATATCCTTGGTTTGCTTTTATTGGACATCCAGAATACACAAGAAAATGGTATCACGAATTATATAAAAATGCTGTAGAAATCCCTAGTTTGGCAGTTCAAAAAATAAGTGAATCAGCAAAAAGAAATAAAACTTACGTTTGTATTTCTTGTAGTGAAAAAGACGGAGGATCATTATATCTAGCACAATTATGGTTTAATCCAGAAGGAGACTTAATTGGAAAACATAGAAAGATGAGAGCTTCTGTTGCTGAAAGACTCTGTTGGGGTGATGGAAATGGAAGCTTAATGCCTGTATTTGAAACTGAAATTGGAAATTTAGGTGGATGTATGTGTTGGGAACATCAAGTACCATTAGACCTTCTTGCTATGAATTCTCAAAATGAACAAGTTCATGTAGCATCTTGGCCTGGATATTTTGATGATGAAATTTCAAGTAGATATTATGCAATTTCTACTCAAACTTTTGTATTAATGACTTCGTCAATTTACTCAGAAGAAATGAAAAATATGATTTGTGAAACGAAAGAGAAGAGAAATTACTTTGACACGTTTAAAAGTGGACATACTTGTATTTATGGACCAGATGGAGAACCAATTAGTGAAATGATTGAAGCAGAAACAGAAGGAATTGCATATGCGGATATAGATGTAGAAAAAACAATTGACTTTAAATATTATATTGATCCAGCTGGACACTACTCTAATCAAAGCCTTAGTATGAATTTTAATCAGAATCCTACTCCAGTTGTTAGAAAATTCGGAGAAATCAAAAATAAAGTTATAACATATGATGAAATTAATTTATCAATAGGTAACGAAGCTGGACAGACAAAAATTCTTTAA
- a CDS encoding GNAT family N-acetyltransferase codes for MWLLTVIYLGGSYLLWIYTVDNSVLQSFIDSMPEEFELVPFNENIYHQEMKEAWSQEFCESFSSAEDYQARGFGFAVQKNGKLASGASTMTIYNGGIEIQVATHNKYKRHGLALTCASAIIQECVRRKICPCWDAANLISKKMALEIGYEYRGEYNTTHISKP; via the coding sequence ATGTGGTTATTGACCGTAATATATCTTGGTGGCAGCTACCTACTTTGGATATATACAGTTGATAATAGCGTGCTACAATCATTCATTGATTCCATGCCAGAAGAATTTGAACTTGTACCCTTTAATGAAAATATTTATCATCAGGAAATGAAAGAGGCTTGGTCACAGGAGTTTTGCGAAAGCTTTTCATCCGCAGAGGATTATCAGGCACGAGGATTCGGATTCGCAGTGCAAAAAAATGGTAAATTGGCATCAGGAGCTTCTACAATGACGATTTATAACGGAGGCATTGAGATACAAGTCGCAACGCATAATAAATATAAAAGGCATGGGCTGGCGCTTACGTGTGCGTCGGCAATTATACAGGAATGCGTAAGAAGGAAAATCTGCCCTTGCTGGGATGCAGCGAATCTGATCTCGAAAAAAATGGCATTAGAGATTGGTTATGAATATCGTGGTGAATATAACACTACTCATATCAGTAAGCCGTGA
- a CDS encoding sugar phosphate isomerase/epimerase family protein, protein MKVSISNIAWDYNDDIYMYEIIKKYGLQGIEVAPGRLIKSNPYDKINLAWNKMNQVYDKFGFEVSSMQSLLFGFKINMFETKDALNDAVNLLTKAIDFAAALRCKNIVFGSPKNRVIKSEDDYNEALKVFKKLGDYAFSKNTIFSIEPNPKIYDTNFINTTEEAIKFIKKVNSSGFKLNLDLGTILANDEDMGLVSNNVKLINHVHISEPFLKPILPRKEHRELYNILKCSGYEKYVSIEMKNCNNINTVNKTISYILSVFK, encoded by the coding sequence ATGAAGGTATCTATTTCTAATATTGCTTGGGATTATAATGATGATATTTATATGTATGAAATTATTAAGAAATATGGACTTCAGGGAATTGAGGTTGCACCTGGAAGACTAATAAAGTCTAATCCATATGATAAGATAAATTTGGCTTGGAATAAAATGAACCAAGTATATGATAAATTTGGTTTTGAAGTTTCAAGTATGCAGTCACTTCTCTTTGGATTTAAAATTAATATGTTTGAAACAAAGGATGCCTTAAATGATGCGGTAAATTTGCTCACAAAGGCAATAGATTTTGCAGCGGCTTTAAGATGTAAAAATATTGTATTTGGTTCACCTAAAAATAGAGTTATAAAATCAGAAGATGATTATAATGAAGCCTTGAAGGTATTTAAAAAACTTGGAGATTATGCTTTTTCAAAAAATACTATTTTTAGTATTGAGCCAAACCCTAAAATATATGATACAAACTTTATTAATACCACAGAAGAAGCTATAAAATTTATAAAGAAAGTTAATAGTAGTGGATTTAAGTTAAATTTAGACTTAGGTACTATTTTAGCAAATGATGAAGATATGGGGTTAGTTTCAAATAATGTAAAGTTAATTAATCATGTGCATATTAGTGAACCCTTTCTTAAGCCAATTTTGCCAAGAAAAGAGCATAGAGAACTTTATAATATTTTGAAATGCAGTGGTTATGAAAAATATGTTTCCATTGAAATGAAAAATTGTAATAATATAAATACAGTTAATAAGACTATATCATACATACTTTCTGTATTTAAATAA
- a CDS encoding YkuS family protein, with amino-acid sequence MKNIGVEKGLSRMANYLNSQGYSVQILGEDLENNVSKCKNLDAIVTAGYNTDMMGISDTSTKVPVINADGLTEEEVKNMIQQETTR; translated from the coding sequence ATGAAAAACATTGGTGTGGAAAAAGGATTGTCCAGAATGGCAAATTATCTAAATTCTCAAGGATATTCAGTGCAAATTTTAGGAGAAGATCTTGAGAATAATGTTTCAAAGTGCAAAAATTTAGATGCAATTGTTACAGCAGGATATAATACAGATATGATGGGCATTAGTGATACTTCTACAAAAGTTCCTGTTATTAATGCTGATGGTTTAACAGAAGAAGAAGTAAAGAATATGATTCAGCAGGAAACTACTAGATAG
- a CDS encoding winged helix-turn-helix domain-containing protein, with amino-acid sequence MEMHLVEVETLHGYTINELNEIINSSTSKYTRALLSTVIMRYNGIHTNDIMNTLCRTRAAITAYIHKWNEYGIDSIIDNRGGSKSSFTDEMLKDLKNVVLSKSPEAFGYTRSSWTTALLSQYIEDKYGNSYSQKWIRQLLISLGFSFKRGQYKLTKGDAELQAIFKKNS; translated from the coding sequence ATGGAAATGCATTTAGTAGAAGTTGAAACTCTACATGGATATACAATAAATGAATTAAATGAAATAATTAACTCATCAACGAGCAAGTATACCAGAGCGCTTTTAAGCACTGTAATAATGAGATATAACGGAATTCATACCAATGATATAATGAACACCCTTTGCAGAACACGTGCAGCTATAACTGCCTATATACACAAGTGGAACGAATATGGAATAGATTCAATTATAGATAATCGCGGCGGTTCTAAAAGCAGTTTTACTGATGAAATGCTTAAGGATTTAAAGAACGTAGTTCTAAGCAAGTCACCTGAAGCTTTTGGTTATACGCGGTCCAGCTGGACAACAGCTTTATTATCCCAATATATTGAAGATAAATATGGTAACTCCTATTCACAAAAGTGGATAAGACAACTACTAATAAGTCTTGGCTTTTCCTTTAAAAGAGGTCAATATAAACTAACCAAAGGAGATGCTGAGCTGCAAGCTATCTTTAAAAAAAATAGCTGA
- a CDS encoding methyl-accepting chemotaxis protein, whose amino-acid sequence MAFFKNMPVRVKLILCFLITSILIFIVGIIGINSLRIADTNSQEMYSNRLQSVYMLTDMKQNLTQAESDILQLVYVNDNSKKDDLEKDIQQNKAESDKYISSYEKLSMNDEEKQIWPTFKSQLNQYRTLRENVVKSVDTANNDKIVRQYEELIGYKTEMFSNLEKLISINNGIAKASNVDDHLVYINSNRAMIILMIIGLLIAIGLGLFVSRDISKSLMETLDFAENLSKFDLTHEYQVTRKDEFGKTSEALIKAQKNIKELIKVIIGNSQDMSASSEELSSTSEELSSKVQEIDNAVTNITSQIEDASASSEQISASIQEVDSSINELSGKAIEGSDNANNAKEKSTKGKEDGKEIMEQVQNLYEKKRNNMLQAIEDGKVVKNISVMADTISGIAEQTNLLALNASIEAARAGEQGKGFEVVAQEVGKLAEESQNAVASIQDTILKVQDASKKLSENGSDLLKFINEEIYGKIEQLRGIIDYYSEDSDFVSKMSEEIASMSEELTATVAQVSDAIQNVASTSQKSSENAQNIKIGVSETTKAINQVALTAQSQAEFSQKLSEMVQKFKI is encoded by the coding sequence ATGGCTTTTTTTAAAAATATGCCAGTAAGGGTAAAATTAATTTTATGTTTTCTTATTACATCTATATTAATTTTTATTGTTGGAATTATAGGTATAAATTCATTGAGAATTGCGGATACAAATTCTCAGGAAATGTACAGTAATAGACTTCAGAGTGTGTACATGCTTACAGATATGAAACAAAATTTGACACAGGCTGAGTCTGATATATTACAGTTGGTGTATGTAAATGATAATTCTAAAAAGGATGATCTAGAAAAAGATATTCAACAAAATAAAGCTGAAAGTGATAAATATATCTCTAGTTACGAAAAGTTATCCATGAATGATGAAGAAAAGCAAATATGGCCTACATTTAAAAGTCAACTTAATCAATATAGAACGTTAAGAGAAAACGTTGTAAAATCTGTAGATACGGCAAATAATGATAAGATAGTAAGACAGTATGAAGAATTAATAGGTTATAAAACAGAAATGTTTAGTAACCTTGAAAAACTTATAAGTATAAATAATGGTATTGCTAAGGCATCTAATGTAGATGACCATTTAGTATATATAAATTCAAATAGAGCTATGATAATATTAATGATAATAGGATTACTAATTGCAATAGGCCTTGGATTATTTGTATCAAGAGATATAAGCAAATCACTAATGGAAACATTAGATTTTGCAGAAAATTTATCAAAATTTGATTTAACCCATGAGTATCAAGTTACTAGAAAAGATGAATTTGGTAAAACCAGTGAAGCACTTATAAAAGCCCAGAAGAATATCAAAGAACTTATAAAGGTAATAATAGGTAATTCACAGGATATGAGTGCATCTAGTGAAGAACTTTCTTCTACATCAGAAGAATTGTCATCAAAAGTTCAAGAAATAGACAATGCAGTAACAAATATAACATCTCAAATTGAAGATGCAAGTGCATCATCAGAACAAATATCTGCATCTATACAAGAAGTAGATTCAAGTATCAATGAGTTATCTGGCAAAGCAATAGAGGGAAGCGATAATGCAAACAATGCAAAAGAAAAGTCAACAAAAGGTAAAGAAGACGGAAAAGAGATTATGGAACAGGTACAAAATTTGTATGAGAAAAAGAGAAACAATATGCTGCAGGCAATTGAAGATGGAAAGGTTGTTAAGAATATAAGTGTTATGGCAGATACTATTTCAGGTATTGCAGAGCAGACAAATTTGCTTGCATTAAATGCATCTATAGAGGCAGCTAGGGCAGGAGAACAGGGAAAAGGCTTTGAGGTAGTTGCACAGGAGGTAGGAAAACTTGCAGAGGAATCTCAAAATGCTGTAGCAAGTATACAGGACACTATTTTAAAAGTTCAGGATGCGTCTAAAAAGTTATCTGAAAATGGTAGTGATTTGTTAAAGTTTATAAATGAAGAGATATACGGAAAAATTGAACAGCTTAGAGGTATAATAGATTACTATAGTGAGGATTCAGATTTTGTAAGTAAGATGTCAGAAGAAATAGCATCTATGTCGGAAGAGCTTACTGCTACAGTTGCCCAAGTAAGCGATGCAATTCAAAATGTGGCATCAACTTCACAGAAATCGAGTGAAAATGCGCAAAATATAAAAATTGGTGTTAGTGAAACAACCAAGGCAATAAATCAGGTAGCTTTGACTGCACAGAGTCAGGCTGAATTTTCACAAAAACTCAGCGAAATGGTACAAAAATTTAAGATTTAG
- a CDS encoding cache domain-containing protein, translating to MSIVDTNGNLQNTDGTTANLKERLYIQKALSGKSNVSDPLISKNKSDVVVMYAVPIKNNNEIVGVLLETRDGNRLSDITNEAKFGKTGYAFMIIKDGALIANPDKNKVIKMDNPIEDAKKDAKLQALANIHKKMGTGESGMDQYVYNGEDKYVGYAPVKGTEWSVGVCVSKGEILSELNTLRIPIIGFSILFMLLGAAIVYIIANSISKGIKSASKHLNSLAEGDLC from the coding sequence ATGAGCATAGTAGATACAAACGGGAATTTGCAGAACACAGATGGAACAACTGCAAATCTTAAAGAAAGATTATATATTCAAAAAGCCTTGTCTGGTAAAAGTAATGTATCAGATCCATTGATAAGCAAAAATAAAAGCGATGTAGTAGTTATGTATGCAGTTCCTATTAAAAACAATAATGAAATTGTAGGAGTATTACTTGAAACAAGGGATGGTAATCGTTTAAGCGACATAACTAATGAGGCTAAGTTTGGAAAAACAGGTTATGCATTTATGATAATAAAAGATGGAGCACTCATTGCTAATCCTGATAAAAATAAAGTCATAAAGATGGATAATCCCATTGAAGATGCAAAAAAAGATGCTAAACTGCAAGCTTTAGCAAATATTCATAAGAAAATGGGAACAGGAGAATCAGGAATGGATCAGTATGTTTATAATGGAGAAGATAAATATGTAGGATATGCTCCAGTCAAAGGAACTGAATGGTCTGTTGGAGTTTGCGTGTCAAAAGGCGAAATATTGTCAGAATTAAATACTCTAAGAATTCCCATTATAGGATTTTCCATACTATTTATGTTGCTTGGAGCTGCCATAGTTTATATTATTGCTAATAGCATCTCTAAAGGAATAAAATCTGCTTCGAAACATTTGAATTCATTAGCAGAAGGAGATTTATGCTAG
- a CDS encoding EFR1 family ferrodoxin (N-terminal region resembles flavodoxins. C-terminal ferrodoxin region binds two 4Fe-4S clusters.), whose translation MLGTHINFYYYSGTGNTLLVVKEMIKTFTTKGIQVTFYKIEDTDPKKIDIATPFGIAFPVAFQSTLPFVWDFLKALPRAEQTPVFMVDTMMAFSGAIVGPLKKVLTEKGYDCIGACEIVMPNNWFPKQINEEENEKKINSGLRKAREYAENLIEGNTSWRRIPFLSKGLYNICCNDFVMNRIALAEGRKITVDKGKCIKCGLCSKLCPVNNINMKEYPEWHDSCELCMRCLSFCPVNAVIIPGKKFKQYRAVKAKELTIKNLGEN comes from the coding sequence ATGTTAGGAACACACATCAACTTTTATTATTATTCAGGAACCGGAAATACGTTGTTGGTAGTGAAAGAAATGATAAAAACCTTTACCACAAAAGGAATACAGGTTACGTTTTATAAAATTGAAGATACTGATCCAAAGAAAATAGACATCGCTACCCCTTTCGGGATTGCCTTTCCGGTTGCTTTCCAATCTACATTGCCCTTTGTATGGGATTTTCTGAAAGCGCTTCCAAGGGCTGAGCAAACACCTGTTTTCATGGTGGATACCATGATGGCTTTCTCCGGTGCTATTGTGGGACCACTGAAAAAAGTTCTAACAGAAAAGGGATATGACTGTATCGGTGCTTGTGAGATTGTGATGCCTAATAACTGGTTTCCTAAACAGATCAATGAGGAAGAAAACGAAAAAAAAATAAACAGTGGTCTTAGAAAGGCTAGAGAATATGCAGAGAATCTTATTGAGGGTAATACCTCTTGGAGGCGTATTCCCTTTCTTTCAAAGGGCCTTTATAATATCTGTTGTAATGATTTTGTGATGAACCGGATTGCTCTGGCTGAAGGGCGAAAAATTACCGTGGATAAGGGAAAATGCATTAAATGTGGACTATGCTCAAAGTTGTGTCCGGTGAACAACATCAATATGAAAGAGTATCCTGAGTGGCACGATTCGTGCGAGTTATGCATGCGATGCCTAAGTTTTTGCCCAGTTAATGCAGTAATCATTCCGGGCAAAAAGTTCAAACAATATCGAGCCGTTAAAGCAAAGGAGCTTACAATCAAAAACCTTGGAGAAAATTAA
- a CDS encoding DMT family transporter translates to MGYVYIILAAVIFSTMEIVGKLAVGLNPLQLNFLRFLIGGLILLPPTIKAVKNRKMKFRKDDLYYFLGTGFLCVVLSMSLFQLAITFTKASTVAIIFSTNPVFTVMFAYLFLKEDLNRGTIISIILSLVGIVCILNPFGTVSDVKGIVLSILAAVTFSLYGIVGKLRSEKYGSITLNCVSFLVGDIIMLVIILLSNLPVVSSMINPKGGLSFMSHIPIIYGISAVNIIPVIFLGIVVTGLGYMFYFMAMDETSATTASIAFFIKPALAPIFALIALSEKIPMNTVIGICFILIGSYFSFTAKGRAKVGQVEG, encoded by the coding sequence GTGGGTTACGTATATATTATTTTAGCTGCTGTAATTTTTAGTACGATGGAGATAGTAGGCAAGTTAGCAGTGGGTTTAAACCCACTGCAATTAAATTTTCTTAGGTTTTTAATAGGAGGATTAATTTTATTACCGCCAACTATTAAAGCTGTAAAAAATAGAAAAATGAAATTTAGAAAAGATGATTTATATTATTTTCTAGGTACAGGATTTTTATGTGTTGTACTTAGTATGTCTCTGTTTCAATTGGCAATTACATTTACAAAGGCATCTACGGTTGCCATAATTTTTAGTACAAACCCTGTATTTACGGTAATGTTTGCATATTTATTCTTAAAAGAAGATTTAAATAGAGGTACTATTATATCAATTATACTTAGTCTAGTTGGTATAGTGTGCATACTAAATCCTTTTGGTACAGTTAGTGATGTAAAAGGAATAGTATTATCTATTTTAGCAGCAGTTACTTTTTCACTTTATGGTATAGTTGGAAAGTTGAGATCTGAAAAGTATGGAAGTATTACTTTAAACTGTGTTAGTTTTTTAGTTGGAGATATTATTATGCTTGTGATTATATTATTATCAAATCTTCCAGTAGTTAGCAGCATGATAAACCCTAAGGGTGGTTTAAGTTTTATGTCTCATATACCAATTATTTATGGAATAAGTGCTGTTAATATAATTCCAGTAATATTTTTAGGAATTGTAGTAACAGGATTGGGATATATGTTTTATTTTATGGCTATGGATGAGACTTCAGCAACCACAGCATCTATAGCTTTTTTTATTAAACCAGCACTTGCACCTATTTTTGCATTAATTGCTTTAAGTGAAAAAATACCTATGAATACTGTCATAGGTATATGCTTCATACTAATTGGATCCTATTTTTCCTTTACAGCTAAGGGTAGAGCTAAAGTTGGACAAGTAGAAGGTTAA
- a CDS encoding staygreen family protein — translation MSILNPKKLSVEFRKGVTTTDPIVPRHYTLTHSDITAELFLTIGISYAYDKINHTRDEVLGKWIKKSKSYSFYIHLYVGGAFSQKVITMRNYIFRRELPLALEAIKYGDKEFFGAHPELDNSPIIVYFMSTIPKFNKIENWGTFSNYNISKPSSM, via the coding sequence ATGAGTATATTAAATCCTAAAAAACTTTCAGTAGAATTTAGAAAAGGAGTTACTACTACGGATCCTATTGTACCCAGACACTACACCCTTACCCATTCTGATATAACTGCAGAGCTTTTTTTGACTATTGGGATAAGCTATGCCTATGATAAAATTAATCATACGAGAGATGAAGTCCTTGGTAAATGGATTAAAAAAAGTAAGAGCTACTCTTTTTATATACATCTATATGTAGGTGGGGCATTTAGCCAAAAGGTTATAACTATGCGAAATTATATATTTAGACGTGAATTACCTCTTGCCTTAGAAGCTATTAAATATGGGGATAAAGAATTTTTTGGTGCTCATCCTGAATTAGATAATTCTCCAATAATAGTTTACTTTATGTCAACTATTCCCAAGTTTAATAAAATAGAAAACTGGGGAACTTTTTCAAATTATAATATTAGTAAACCTTCCAGCATGTAG
- a CDS encoding DUF3870 domain-containing protein: protein MKRNKIFISGYAKLPGGITATEVYTEIAMTAVLDRVTGEIYEIECTLVTNTARGYIKKLLAGRNINDIDDMVKDIDDNYFGIAKKAIIASLTNCYERYILVTESGNEDK, encoded by the coding sequence TTGAAAAGAAATAAGATATTTATTAGTGGTTATGCAAAACTTCCAGGTGGAATAACTGCAACTGAAGTTTATACTGAGATTGCAATGACAGCTGTTTTAGATAGGGTTACGGGAGAAATATATGAAATAGAATGTACACTTGTAACTAATACAGCAAGAGGATATATAAAAAAATTGTTGGCTGGTAGAAACATAAATGATATAGATGATATGGTAAAAGACATTGATGATAATTATTTTGGAATTGCTAAAAAAGCTATAATAGCATCGTTGACAAACTGTTATGAAAGATATATACTTGTTACCGAAAGCGGTAATGAAGACAAATAA
- a CDS encoding methyl-accepting chemotaxis protein: MRWFNDLKIKQKQVIGFFTVILFVVIVGIIGTLNMYIINKGSSSMYSVNLQNVKNLDKVDADIMHHRLELVNLVESRDKNKVEDTVKTITTYQNEDNSLLNKYKNSNLTLQEKNLLSKLENQIADWRSICDKIVELMRQGKYDEAANLNKEAITYRRKLTATIEQLSESAVKEASNKNTENTATYNKSLYMIMIIVLIGIVTAFFLGNKIASSISREANNILKFTDAISQGDLSKSLQILSKDEMGTIAGELGKANKNIRNLITEITQSTENISASSEELSATTEEISSMMTSVNESTSQIAGGSEDLSRITEEISASCEKIEQNTHKLTKKASEATKSSTEIKKRAVNIKEKAAKNIEEGTDIYNKRRDDIIKAIENGKVVSEVKIMAASIGDIAEQTNLLALNAAIEAASAGEHGKGFAVVADEVRKLAEESSEAVENINRMVLAVEDAFNNLSDSGKEILNYMSNSVKPNYQILMDTGLQYEKDAEFMNQMSEEIAVASKQMSEIVSEVNASIQSAAATAQESAAGSEEISSSVNEVTKAVSDISASSQSQAELAEKLTDIVSKFEI; the protein is encoded by the coding sequence ATGAGATGGTTTAATGATTTGAAAATTAAGCAAAAACAGGTTATAGGTTTTTTTACAGTAATTTTATTTGTTGTAATAGTAGGAATAATAGGCACATTAAATATGTATATAATAAATAAAGGTTCTAGTAGTATGTATAGTGTTAACTTGCAAAATGTTAAAAATCTTGATAAGGTTGATGCTGATATAATGCATCATCGTCTAGAATTAGTGAATCTTGTAGAAAGCAGGGATAAGAATAAAGTTGAAGATACTGTGAAGACCATAACCACTTATCAAAATGAAGATAATAGTCTGCTTAATAAATATAAAAATTCTAATTTGACTTTACAGGAAAAGAATTTACTATCTAAATTGGAAAATCAGATAGCTGACTGGAGGAGCATATGTGATAAGATTGTAGAGCTTATGCGTCAGGGAAAATATGATGAAGCAGCAAATTTAAATAAAGAAGCTATTACGTATAGAAGGAAATTGACCGCTACTATTGAGCAGTTAAGTGAAAGTGCAGTAAAGGAAGCTAGTAATAAGAATACTGAAAATACAGCTACGTATAATAAGTCATTGTATATGATAATGATAATTGTTCTAATTGGAATAGTTACAGCTTTCTTTTTAGGAAATAAGATTGCTTCATCAATTTCAAGAGAAGCAAATAATATTTTGAAATTTACAGATGCTATAAGTCAGGGGGATTTAAGTAAATCCCTTCAGATATTAAGTAAAGATGAGATGGGAACTATAGCTGGAGAATTGGGTAAGGCCAATAAAAATATTAGAAATTTGATAACTGAGATAACTCAAAGTACTGAAAATATAAGTGCTTCTAGTGAGGAGTTATCTGCTACTACGGAGGAAATATCTTCTATGATGACATCCGTAAATGAGTCTACCTCACAAATAGCAGGTGGATCTGAAGATTTAAGTAGGATTACAGAAGAAATAAGTGCCTCTTGTGAAAAAATTGAACAAAATACGCATAAGCTTACCAAAAAGGCAAGTGAAGCTACAAAATCTTCAACAGAAATAAAAAAACGTGCTGTGAACATAAAGGAAAAAGCAGCTAAGAATATAGAAGAAGGTACTGATATATATAATAAAAGAAGAGATGATATTATAAAGGCTATTGAAAATGGCAAAGTGGTTTCAGAAGTTAAAATTATGGCAGCTTCTATTGGGGATATAGCAGAGCAGACAAATCTTCTAGCGTTAAATGCAGCTATTGAAGCTGCAAGTGCAGGTGAGCATGGCAAGGGATTTGCAGTAGTTGCAGATGAAGTTAGAAAACTGGCAGAAGAATCCTCAGAAGCAGTTGAAAATATAAATAGAATGGTACTTGCGGTGGAAGATGCTTTTAATAATTTGTCTGACAGCGGCAAAGAAATTTTGAATTATATGTCAAATAGTGTTAAACCAAATTATCAAATTCTAATGGACACAGGACTGCAGTATGAAAAGGATGCAGAATTTATGAATCAGATGTCAGAGGAAATTGCTGTAGCTTCAAAACAGATGAGTGAGATAGTATCTGAGGTAAATGCTAGTATTCAAAGTGCAGCAGCTACTGCTCAGGAGTCTGCTGCTGGATCTGAGGAAATTTCCAGCAGCGTAAATGAGGTTACTAAGGCTGTTTCAGATATATCTGCTTCTTCTCAAAGTCAGGCAGAGCTCGCAGAAAAACTTACAGATATAGTAAGTAAATTTGAAATATAA